The Filimonas lacunae genomic sequence GGCGACCGGGAGTTTACAACAGATGCTTATGTGATTGCTTTTAAAAAGCTGAAAGCCGGTGTTATCATGTATGGCCGCACGCCATACGACCATACCAATGGGTCGATGTATTTTATGAAGCCCCGGCAAATTATTCAGATGAGCGGCCTGGAGTTTGAAGAGGCAGGTTTTATGATTTTCATACATGAAGATTACCTGAACGGACACGAGTTATACAATATCATCCAGAAATACGGGTTCTTTGATTACGAAGTGAATGAAGCATTACATCTGTCGCCCAAAGAAGAAGCTACTATATGGGAGCTGCGGGATAAAATAGAAACGGAATATAACTTAAACCAGGACGAGTACAGTCGTGAAATTATGCTGGGTCATGTGGCATCTATACTTACCTATTCGCAGCGGTTTTATAAACGTCAATTTATCAACCGCACCGACCTATCGGGTAAGATGGTGACCAAATTCAATGCAGCATTACAGCAGTATATTAAAGACGGGGGATTGCAGGAACAGGGGCTGCCATCGGTGAATAATATAGCCGGCCGGCTTTACCTCTCACCCCGCTATCTTACCGACCTGCTGAAACAGGAAACCGGGAAAACAGCTTTGGAGCTGATTCACCTGGCGTTGATTTCGGAAGCCAAAAACCTGTTGAAAACAGCCGACCAGGGCGTGGCCGAAATAGCCTACTACCTGGGATTTGAAAATTCATCATATTTCACCCGGTTATTCAAAAAACAAACAGGAATGAAACCCCTGGAATTTAGAAAACAGGCTAGTTTGAATTAAAACAGATCATTTTTTATTTCGTCAGAAACAGACTGACATAGGGTTGTCAGTAGCCGGTTTTTACTTTGTTGTATCAAACAGTAAAAATCAACAGTATGACTATGCAACAAGCTGACACCGCAACAGAAGTAAAAACATTTATCTCTTCCGAGAACCTGCTGAACGAGTGGATTGGACACCGCCGCCTGACACGCCGCGTGATTGAAGCCTTCCCCGAAGACCAGTTATTCACTTTTCAGATAGGTGGTATGCGTACTTTTGGAGCCATGGTAAAAGAATTGCTGGACATTGGCGCAACAGGTGTAAAAGGGATGGTTACCAACGACTGGGGCACTACAGACTTCAATAACCACCACATGACAGACGAGCAAAAGACCAAGGAATACCTGTTGCAACAATGGGACCTGTCTACCGAAGCCATCATTCACTGGTTTCCTCAAATCAGCGAAGAACGTTTCCAGGAAACCGTAAAATCCTTTGGCCAATATGAAGGCCATGTATATTCCAGTCTCCTGTATTTCATTGACAACGAAATACACCATCGCGCCCAGGGTTTTGTATACCTGCGCAGCCTGGGTGTAGAACCACCCGCTTTCTGGAACAGAAATTAAGGCATCAGCCAGACAGCACAGTTATAAACATATAGGTATAAAAAAGTCCTCCTTCCGTTTTGAGGGAGGACTTTTTGTGTAAATAATATTCACTCTTT encodes the following:
- a CDS encoding helix-turn-helix domain-containing protein, whose product is MKHFKTLTELHRENGWPLPENTMISMAGCQQACPLGDREFTTDAYVIAFKKLKAGVIMYGRTPYDHTNGSMYFMKPRQIIQMSGLEFEEAGFMIFIHEDYLNGHELYNIIQKYGFFDYEVNEALHLSPKEEATIWELRDKIETEYNLNQDEYSREIMLGHVASILTYSQRFYKRQFINRTDLSGKMVTKFNAALQQYIKDGGLQEQGLPSVNNIAGRLYLSPRYLTDLLKQETGKTALELIHLALISEAKNLLKTADQGVAEIAYYLGFENSSYFTRLFKKQTGMKPLEFRKQASLN
- a CDS encoding DinB family protein; this encodes MTMQQADTATEVKTFISSENLLNEWIGHRRLTRRVIEAFPEDQLFTFQIGGMRTFGAMVKELLDIGATGVKGMVTNDWGTTDFNNHHMTDEQKTKEYLLQQWDLSTEAIIHWFPQISEERFQETVKSFGQYEGHVYSSLLYFIDNEIHHRAQGFVYLRSLGVEPPAFWNRN